The Anabas testudineus chromosome 15, fAnaTes1.2, whole genome shotgun sequence DNA segment TTCTGGTTTTTATGTGAAGCTAACAAGCTATTGACTAGAGCTACATTTGTAATATACAGGCATTAGGGTCATCCAGCTCTCAGCAGACAATTAATATTTAGGACACAGGCTCTGTGTGGATGCTTTGACACACATATTTGTAAACTAATTGTAATAAACTTTTGGTTGGTTATTAAACTCAACAGGggacttaaattaaatattacttCTGTGTCCCTACATCTCAATCTCTTAAATCTGCTGAACATGTGGAATATGGGTCTAGATTATTTTCCTGAAACTGACACCTACGTATTTTTGTATGCTCTAGTAGTCATTGTCcttgtcaaaataaaaggtAAGAAGACATTTGTTGTTTACATAAAATGTCATGAACTTTAAAAACGTCACAATATGCATTTgtcaacacataaaaaaaaaaaaaatcaaacaacttTTTTGGACAACACCTGCCATGTGAGAAGCAAGATAATTTACCTATTTGATTTAGTGACATTGATGTATTCGCCGTTAGGTACTAATTCCAAAACCTCTGTAGCTCCATAGTTTTCCTCTGTGATCTGAAAATACAGAGTGTTTAGATTCTTTTATATGTGCTACTTTATGCAGCGTAGACTGTTGTTTGTCTCCTTACAGTGAAGTTTAAGCAGAAGGTTTCCTCTAGGTCATCTTCTGTGTAGTCCAGTAACTGCTGCAAACTCCTAGTTcaagaacagacagaaatagacaTTTAAGAACACCTACTAAATAATTTAGGTTAAACAATGTGTATAAATGcaaaatttaattttatctgCAACTGGTGTtcacaaacatgttaaatggCAACCTCAGATTACTGTCCCTTGATCTGACCTTCCCACATCTGGCATTAGCTCTTTCAAGTCGTCTAGTGTCGGTTTCCTCTTCAGAAGCTTCTTGTAAAGGGCCACAGGAAAGTTGAGTTCCACTATAGTGAGATTGTAAATAGCCAGACCACAGATGACCCCAATGAGGTTGAACAAATCAATGTCCTCAAAGGTCTGCAAGGGACAGTCATTGATTGTCAGATTTTATTGGAGGGCAGTTTCTCACATATATTTCCACATATTTCCaccacatcagtgtttttagaGAGTATTTACAACATAGCTAGTAATATTTCAGCAGTATAAGCATACAAAGGCAAATTATGAGGTAAGTACCTTGTTTGAAAACCAGATGAGTCTCGACTCCTCATAGTAACGGAACATCCCGTATTTGGGATCCAGCAGCTCTTTCATGATCAGGAGGAAGAACTCCTTTCTCACACCTCCTGCATCAACCGCCTCTTCTCCCACAAAAATCACCTGCAATAGATGTTGCAAAAGTTAGCACAATGGCAGTAGCTTTGATATCAGAATCTAAACAGCATCAGATTtgtaaatacacagtatgtatGCAGAACAGTTAGTAgctacagtgcatccagaaagtatttacagcgCTTAACATTTTGCCATGTTACACCCTTATTCCAAAATGGCTTAAATTCATTATTTCTCTccaaattctacaaacaataccgCATATTATAATGaattttaatccattttggaataaggctgtaacataacagaATGTGGAAAAGGTAAAGCGACAGTATTTTCTAGATGCACTTATATAATATTTGACAACCATCTATTCAGAAATTATTTACTGACATAGACGTTGTAATTTGACAAGATTTgtgtaattattaaaatgtttgaaagtaaaagtaagtgCTAACAATGCTCTGCAGTGTCATGGAGTGACAGTGTGTCACTATGAGCAGCACCCTACGATAATCTTCTGCTAATATGTAGTTAATGATTGCAGCAGCTCTTACCTTGAGTGGTTTCTTGTAGTCAACATTCTTGGACTTCCTGAGGACTTCCATGGTGTCTCCCACAATATTTTCTCTTCGGACAATGAGGATGAGGCACGGGTTAACAGACTCAACTGCAGGTAGGAACATAGAGCTGAAGTTTTGCATCTGTGCCTGGTCCACTGCCATCTGTCAAGATATATGTAACAAGGGTATAATGacaattttaaacatttacccTACAGTCAATTAGTATGACAcactgcatgcctgaagtttgccaaagaccaCATTGACACTCTACAGCAGtatatggttgttcttaataaagacatgaaagatcagaattgtttttgtgttattattttagaaacattatatttgttaataatcagatcacattttatgacaaattattgcagaaaaccatgacattccaaaagtttcacagactttttcttgTGACTGTATTTGTGGTAAATCTGTtttaacaaagtgaaactcaCTGTAATAAACATTTGGTTGGTTATAAAGCTCAATAGGGGACTGACCCAAAATATTACTTCAGTGTTGATATCTTGGCCTAGATTTTTGATAGCCCTCTTAGTGGCTACATTGTTGTTCTTGATTTTGTTAAACAGCACACAGGTGCCTGGTTATAGACACGTGAGGCATCACGTGTAAACAATTTCAGTGAAGGTACTATCATTCATTATTGATTTTTGCCTATGAGGATTTAGTTGTCCACTTATGCAAATTAGGCTGAAAACGTATGTTTGAAAGGTACAGTAATCCACTTGGTATGGTTTAAAATCATCAATTGAGAAAGAAACCTCATTTGAGTGAAGTGACTGTATATTACCTGCATCTGTATGACCGCATCCGTTTGAAGCAGAGTGGTTTTTGCTTGGGCATCAAATACAAATGGATACCTACACAGAGTCACCACACCATCATGACCCTGAGGACAGAGGCATGACACGGTTGATACTGATGCCTAAACTCagacaaatgtaatgaaatgaaatgtagaaCTGATGTCAACAGACTCACCAGTGGATACATCTGCCTCTGAATCCATGTGACATAATCATTTCGAATGTCTATCAGATCATCCAGTTCATGGATGTAGAATTTATCATACTGGATGATGTGACCTGCTCGCTCACTGACctgaagcaacagcagcatgGATATTATTAACAGAATGAATTTGACATGTGACAAATCTAACACAAATTCTTTATTATTCTCTCCCCTCATTTCCCACCGTGTGCAGGATCTCCAGAAGTCGGAGGCACGTGTCCAGGAAGCAGTTGAAAATCCTCTGCTCTACTGACGGTATTCCCACCTTGTGCATCTGGAGCAAATACACGACCACCTCTTTGTACAACTCAACCAGCCGCTGAAATGCCGGCGGCTCAAATGTAGACCACCAGTTTCCTGATGCACATAGAAATAGAAGAGCAGTGGCAAAAActgtcagacaaaaaaaaacagtacagaACTGCAAAAACCAGAAAATGCATTCTTCATCTTACCCAGCACTTTCAGTGGAGCTTCTTTCAGGCTGATGAGCGATTTGGCAAACGGGATAGCAATTGTTACAAAATTATTTCGGTCACTGAAGAGAGGGCATTCTGGAAGAGTGAGGTAGAGTCTCAGTGCTTCAATGTCTGGAGGAGAGCTGCTCAGTCTGGGAATTAGGTTCTTCTCCAGACTGCCAGCAatctgaggaagagagagtaAAGTTAGGATTAATGCAATTCCCGGCGCTTGTTGCATAAATACTGTATTGAGATGCTTGTGGGGCAAAGTGCAATGGTGACACGATAACAGTTATTAGAGGAGTAGTAAAACAAAGTCACCATCTCCTTTTTATTGCCACAGTGACCCATGAAGCTACTAAAGCCATCAATGTTAGTACTGTGGTTGAATTGAGaacctggccagcttgcagtgattggggtgaagatgaattcccaagtgtatcaaaacaattcttcaggataatgcgagaatgtctgtacatcagctgaaactctgtagaactCAAAGGATGCAACAGGACACGAGGATTTATAAGTTAGTTAGGATTTGCTTTTGTAATACCAAATTGGGAAAAATCCTATTTTATATACTTCCTACCATCAGAGCTAAGACAAGAAGTTTCTGTAATGTAGACCACAAAGTCACAGCAATGTGCAGATATGGcaaaatatgttgaaatatgaattatttatgttttagaaaCTAGTTTTATCTGCCTGTACGTACAATAAAAGTATGATACATGCTGCCACTGcaagagaaatgtgtgaaaggACATATTCACAGAAAATACATGCAATACGAAGCTGTATTAGTAGAAATCTATTTAAGTTTCCAAATGGGAAAATAGCAATGCATTATGTGAAATGTAGTGCAATGataatggtttgtttttatgatcACAGACCTGCTGAGTGATGTCAGGGTGATCTTTTTGGATCACTCTGTGAAACAAGATGCGAGCCATGTTCATATCCACTCCTGAACATTTTCCGCTGGTACTGTAGTGGTCTGGATtactgtgtaaaagaaaaaggacagtATGAGACTATACAGGTAGCATTTCAATAATTCTAGCCACCACTTAAACGATCCCCCTTGTACACAAGAAGAACctgaaaataagaaacacaaaggTGCTACAGGCCAGTCtcaaaaactaaacattacaAGTTTTACGAAATCCTAAAGCATTGCAGAGTTTGTGTACCTGATTGCATCATATTGTACATGTGTATCTAATAAAATGGTAAGCCAGTGTGGCTCTAATAGATTTGCTTGGCAGCAACCATCTTCTAGCTGGCACAAATTCAATACACACCGACTGTGACAAACTATCCATCTGTGGTCTTGTATTGGCCAAATTTATGTTGATAAAACATcctttaaacaataaaactgatGACCGACtgaaaaatgacatgaaataaagTTGCTGACCAACAGCACTAAATAATgagtcaataaaaaacaattattagcATTGACTGTATGTGAAACTGGACTGTTATCTAAACTGCGATTACCTCATTGACAGAAAAGATCCATTGAGGCAGCTTGCTGAGGAGAACACAAGGTTGATCTCACTGAGGGGATCACAAAAGGAAAGCAATAAGTGTGGCTGCAAATCTCAGAAACATGTCTACCactataaaaatatgaataaagtAAAAGTGGCAATAACACCATACACAATAACATGTAGTCAGACAAAGTTACTGTGAAGGGAAATTTACTTGGAGATTTCTACTGGGAGTCTTCCTGGTGTGTGGTTCAACCATCTTTGTATGACGTCCTCAGTCAAGGAGCAAATCTTTCTGTGGGATTCTTCAAACTTGACGTCATCTATGCTGTGGGAGTTCTAGCAAAAGTTGGATGTATGTTATTcgtaaaatgtgcaaacatcACTAACCTCAGTGACTGAGGCCTTGAAATGTGAGAGGATCGTGATTACTGAAAACTTACATTGGCAGTGCAGTAGTGAGCAAAGCTCTGATCTCCTCCAGCATAAATCCTCTTGACGTAACAACCCTCCTGGTCTGCAATTTAATGAAAGCATGAGAGCATAAgatttgttgtttcttcttgcaCCCCAGGTCTCAGAAATCACTTGAAGCAGCTTAATTTACTGGCCCCCACCTGTATCTGTTGAAGCGTTACAGGGTACCCAGGGGCCTTTAACAGGGGCGGGGCTTTTTCTGTTGGAAGTGGAGCGTGTACCGAGCTGCCCGTTACCACCAAGCCCAAATGAGTCCATCTTTCCAGAGGAGGGTGTGAAAGCCAGCGTGTGCTGCCTTtaatcacagtaaaaaaaacatgttacgCTGCCTGACCTTTAACATTGactgtgtaaaataatgttattgTACATTTATGTTTGAGATcaactgtgtaaaaacacacaacaaattgTACCTTCCACATACAATCTGCGtgactacatttcccatgagCTCAAACACTTTCCTTGGATTGATTTCATGGTTTGTAGAGTTATGTCCCAGTTGTCCGTATCCTCCCGCTCCAAATGTAAACACACCTCCCTCCTGTAAAAAGAGCAACAACCGTTATTTGGACCCTTCCAAAGACAACAAATGTTAATAGGCACCTGAGTATAAAGAGCTGGGAGGAAGCAATCACATcagttattaatttaaaaaacagccatCAGTAAATAATATAACCAAGTCAAAGgaattattttattctgcaaGCTTTAAAACAGGGATCCTCCTAAAACTTGAGTGCATTACTGAAATACTGTGCTCTGGGTAGCTGGATATATAAGATTAGCATTTTTATCTAGCAATGCAGATAATACTTCACAAGCCAAACACTGTTTCAGTTGGTAGAAGATTATGGCTGTTTATCTCCCTATAGCCAAAGTGTAGAGCAGAATAAGGCTTTAATGTCCCTGAGGGGCAATTTGGCTTTCAAACTGTCAGTGTGTCCACCACTCATTATTTTCTCCAGCAGTATTTaccagaaacaaacacaagactAAGGTGGCTTTAATGATGATTACCTCAAAGACTTAAAGTATTTGCTTACAGTTACATGTTCACTATATTAAAATACCAAGTCTGAGCTTTAATTTGAGTAGGTGtacataaacagacaaacaactgTGTGGGAGATATAATCTGTTTAACACATCATATTCCAATTCTACCTGAGATTTTAAAATTCACTGACTGCACATGAAGTGACATAAAATCTTTATATTTCAAATTATGTAGAAATTTCTCTGCAGTCACTAATCCTCTGCAGTCTTAGAACCCCCCCATCccattttttgctttgttttttgtgataGAAGCCAATCTTCTGATCTTTGTGCCATCTGTGCACAGACCTTTGTCTACCACCaattttttttgcatgtttttgtgaacTTTGATTTGGCCtttatgtttttaaagctgACCAGTGAATCCACTGAGGTTATTGGTTAGGGAGGTTTTTTTGACTGCTGACAAggataatatattattataatgtagtACACATctttttacaacaaaaataaattaataaaataatggagCAGAGAGCACTGAACTGCATCAATCTTAACTAAAATCAATGGCTTAGATTTTGTAATGAAACTCTGATAACTCATTGATCAGCTATGTTAATTTGAGTCTTTGTGACCCTACAACCTCTGCTATTATGCTGccacataaaatataattagaACAATGAGGAATTCAAAGTCATTATAAAAAAACCCAGGCTGTTAATTAAATCACAAACCACTTTGGTCCAAATAACTGCAGATCCAAATCAAAGTGTCCGACAAA contains these protein-coding regions:
- the herc4 gene encoding probable E3 ubiquitin-protein ligase HERC4, which gives rise to MLCWGNASYGQLGLGGIDEEIVVEPRKCEFFHGKQVRDVGCGRKNTAFLLEDGTVYTCGCNDLGQLGHEKSRKKPEQVVALDAQIIVAVSCGESHTLALNDKGQVFSWGLGSDGQLGLNNFEECIRVPRNIKSLSDVQIAQVACGYWHSHALSRGGQVYSWGQNRYGQLGLGTSGQSIATPQIIQSLQGIPFAQISAGGAHSFALTVSGAVFGWGRNKFGQLGLNDTNDRHFPTLLKSLRSQRVIYISCGEDHTAALTKEGGVFTFGAGGYGQLGHNSTNHEINPRKVFELMGNVVTQIVCGRQHTLAFTPSSGKMDSFGLGGNGQLGTRSTSNRKSPAPVKGPWVPCNASTDTDQEGCYVKRIYAGGDQSFAHYCTANNSHSIDDVKFEESHRKICSLTEDVIQRWLNHTPGRLPVEISNEINLVFSSASCLNGSFLSMSNPDHYSTSGKCSGVDMNMARILFHRVIQKDHPDITQQIAGSLEKNLIPRLSSSPPDIEALRLYLTLPECPLFSDRNNFVTIAIPFAKSLISLKEAPLKVLGNWWSTFEPPAFQRLVELYKEVVVYLLQMHKVGIPSVEQRIFNCFLDTCLRLLEILHTVSERAGHIIQYDKFYIHELDDLIDIRNDYVTWIQRQMYPLGHDGVVTLCRYPFVFDAQAKTTLLQTDAVIQMQMAVDQAQMQNFSSMFLPAVESVNPCLILIVRRENIVGDTMEVLRKSKNVDYKKPLKVIFVGEEAVDAGGVRKEFFLLIMKELLDPKYGMFRYYEESRLIWFSNKTFEDIDLFNLIGVICGLAIYNLTIVELNFPVALYKKLLKRKPTLDDLKELMPDVGRSLQQLLDYTEDDLEETFCLNFTITEENYGATEVLELVPNGEYINVTKSNRQEFVNAYVDYVFNTSVAPLFECFYAGFHKVCGGKVLELFQPNELQAMVIGNTNYDWTELEKSTEYKGEYWNDHPTIRLFWKVFHELPLEKKKQFLLFLTGSDRIPILGMKSLKLVIQPTGGGEHYLPVAHTCFNLLDLPKYTSKETLREKLLHAIDHNQGFNLA